A single genomic interval of Aureliella helgolandensis harbors:
- the tssH gene encoding type VI secretion system ATPase TssH, whose product MVQVNLKNLIERLNPTCKKSLEGAAGLCLSRTNYNVEVEHWLAKLLEDSQTDLSLCLKAFDVDISQLQRDLTQVIDRFKTGNAKSPALSPDVVEWVREAYVLAAIDYTSAAVTSGHLLCALLGHDPLARSAHGASKEFEKVSLESLKKNLWQLTVDSQETRETPAASTATGPAAAAGGKTKGATTGGPSRTPSLDQFTIDLTARARNNEIDPVLGRDSEIRQIVDILTRRRQNNPILTGEAGVGKTAVVEGFALRIAAGDVPPALRDVALHTLDLGLLQAGAGVKGEFENRLKSVIDEVKASAKPIILFIDEAHTLIGAGGSAGQGDAANLLKPALARGELRTVAATTWAEYKKYFEKDAALARRFQVVKVEEPAESVAVEMLRGLTGTLEKHHGVRILDEAIVDAVKLSSRYISGRQLPDKAVSLIDTTCARIGISQASSPPALEDAQRRIEQLKVTHGILEREMATGAEHQTRLEELDAELATTEQALENLQTRWNQERELVTRIEELAKQLEGNQAACENGGADNAAASKSSPDATASPASAGSPPETASPALQPAERKKLLTEYQTLSKELETLQGEQPLVHPCVDCQAIAETVASWTGIPVGRMMANEINTVLQLNELMEKQIIGQAHALDRIAQSIRTSRAQLSDPRAPIGVFLLAGTSGVGKTETAITLAELLYGGEQNMTTINMSEFKEEHKVSLLMGSPPGYVGYGEGGVLTEAVRRKPYSVILLDEMEKAHPGVQDIFYQVFDKGNMKDGEGRDIDFKNTVILMTTNAGTDLIKSLCSDPETSPEPEAFLTALFPELLKTFKPAFLGRTTIIPYYPLNDEVLRKIVGLKLDKLARRVADNYGAKFTYEPELIQTIAERCTEVDTGARNIDHILTRTLLPELSVEFLAHLAEGKEITQVQVGITDDQTFSYQIS is encoded by the coding sequence CGCTTCAAAACGGGGAATGCAAAATCGCCCGCGTTGAGTCCCGATGTGGTGGAATGGGTCCGCGAAGCGTACGTCTTGGCTGCGATCGACTACACGTCCGCTGCCGTGACCTCGGGGCACTTGCTGTGCGCGTTGCTCGGCCACGACCCGCTGGCGCGGAGCGCCCACGGGGCTTCCAAGGAGTTTGAAAAAGTCTCTCTGGAGTCTCTCAAGAAAAACCTCTGGCAACTAACGGTCGATAGCCAAGAAACGCGCGAGACGCCAGCCGCCTCCACCGCGACCGGCCCAGCGGCTGCCGCTGGCGGTAAGACCAAAGGCGCAACCACGGGTGGCCCCAGTCGCACCCCCTCGCTCGACCAATTCACCATCGATCTCACGGCCCGAGCGAGAAACAACGAGATTGACCCAGTCCTCGGACGTGACAGCGAGATTCGACAGATTGTCGACATCCTGACAAGACGCCGACAGAACAATCCCATCTTGACCGGTGAAGCGGGTGTCGGGAAGACGGCCGTCGTTGAGGGATTTGCGTTGCGGATTGCCGCCGGGGATGTACCTCCCGCACTTCGGGATGTGGCGCTCCACACGCTCGATCTGGGACTGCTACAAGCCGGAGCGGGGGTCAAAGGTGAGTTTGAGAATCGACTCAAATCTGTCATCGATGAAGTCAAGGCGTCCGCCAAACCTATCATCCTGTTTATCGATGAGGCACACACTTTAATCGGCGCTGGCGGATCCGCAGGGCAGGGGGATGCAGCCAATCTGCTTAAGCCCGCCTTGGCTCGTGGAGAACTGCGAACCGTCGCTGCCACGACTTGGGCCGAATACAAAAAGTACTTTGAAAAAGATGCGGCACTTGCCCGTCGCTTTCAAGTTGTCAAAGTCGAGGAGCCTGCCGAGTCGGTAGCGGTCGAAATGCTTCGCGGCTTGACGGGCACCCTAGAAAAGCACCATGGCGTGCGCATTCTGGACGAAGCGATCGTCGATGCGGTTAAGCTCTCCAGCCGCTACATCAGCGGACGGCAGTTACCCGACAAAGCGGTCAGTCTTATTGACACGACCTGTGCTCGAATTGGAATTAGCCAAGCCTCTTCCCCTCCAGCCCTCGAGGATGCTCAGCGTCGAATCGAACAACTCAAGGTTACCCATGGGATCCTCGAACGAGAAATGGCGACTGGTGCCGAGCATCAAACGCGGTTGGAAGAGCTGGATGCGGAGCTAGCCACCACCGAGCAAGCGTTGGAGAATCTGCAAACTCGCTGGAACCAAGAACGTGAACTTGTCACACGGATTGAAGAGCTTGCCAAGCAACTGGAAGGCAACCAGGCGGCATGCGAAAACGGTGGTGCAGACAACGCGGCCGCCAGCAAATCCTCGCCAGACGCCACAGCTTCCCCTGCCAGCGCTGGCTCTCCACCCGAGACAGCCTCCCCAGCGTTGCAACCTGCCGAGCGAAAAAAGCTCCTGACAGAGTACCAAACGCTGAGCAAAGAGTTGGAGACTCTGCAAGGCGAGCAACCGCTGGTTCATCCCTGCGTCGACTGCCAAGCCATCGCCGAGACCGTTGCCTCATGGACGGGGATTCCTGTTGGACGCATGATGGCCAACGAGATCAATACCGTACTGCAGCTCAACGAACTGATGGAAAAGCAGATCATCGGGCAAGCGCATGCACTCGACCGAATTGCTCAATCCATTCGCACCTCTCGCGCGCAATTGTCCGACCCGCGGGCGCCCATCGGGGTTTTCTTGCTGGCTGGGACAAGCGGCGTCGGGAAAACGGAGACAGCCATTACGCTGGCGGAACTGCTGTACGGCGGTGAGCAAAACATGACGACGATTAACATGTCGGAGTTCAAGGAGGAGCACAAGGTCTCCCTGCTCATGGGCTCCCCTCCAGGCTATGTCGGTTACGGCGAGGGGGGTGTGTTGACGGAAGCGGTGCGTCGCAAGCCGTACAGTGTGATTTTGCTAGATGAGATGGAAAAGGCACACCCTGGCGTACAGGACATCTTCTATCAAGTCTTCGACAAGGGAAATATGAAGGACGGCGAAGGACGCGACATCGACTTTAAGAACACGGTCATTCTGATGACCACCAACGCTGGAACCGACCTCATCAAATCACTCTGCTCCGACCCTGAGACTTCTCCGGAACCGGAAGCATTCCTCACGGCTCTCTTCCCTGAATTGTTGAAGACCTTCAAACCGGCCTTCTTGGGACGGACCACCATTATCCCTTACTACCCGCTCAATGACGAAGTTCTGCGTAAGATTGTTGGGCTGAAACTCGACAAACTCGCCAGACGTGTTGCGGACAACTACGGAGCGAAATTCACGTATGAGCCGGAGTTGATTCAGACCATTGCGGAGCGCTGTACAGAAGTCGATACAGGTGCGCGGAATATTGATCATATCCTCACCCGTACACTGCTACCGGAGCTGTCTGTGGAATTCTTAGCTCACTTGGCGGAGGGCAAAGAAATCACCCAAGTCCAAGTCGGCATTACCGACGATCAAACCTTCAGCTATCAGATTTCGTAA
- a CDS encoding Hcp family type VI secretion system effector produces the protein MAAYIKFDGVDGESQHKSHKSWSDLMSVSQVVHKPGAGGTGAARRRGSVVLEDIQCAKLLDKSSPKLAESVCLGKVFPKVEIELTVSTTDSGQETYYKYELKNVLVSSYSVSGGDQDKPAENFSLNFEEIKVTYTEMDSKGSKKGNVEYGWKVQEDEKA, from the coding sequence ATGGCTGCTTACATTAAGTTTGATGGTGTCGACGGTGAATCACAGCACAAGAGCCACAAGTCTTGGTCGGACCTAATGAGTGTCTCGCAAGTGGTTCACAAGCCGGGTGCTGGCGGAACGGGTGCTGCACGCCGTCGTGGCAGCGTGGTCCTAGAGGACATCCAATGTGCTAAGTTGCTTGACAAATCTAGCCCCAAGTTGGCTGAGTCGGTTTGCCTGGGAAAAGTATTTCCTAAAGTTGAAATCGAACTCACCGTCTCCACAACCGATTCGGGACAGGAAACCTACTACAAATACGAACTTAAGAACGTATTGGTCAGCTCTTACTCGGTTTCAGGTGGCGACCAGGACAAGCCCGCAGAGAATTTCAGCCTGAACTTCGAAGAGATCAAGGTTACCTACACCGAAATGGACTCGAAGGGCTCGAAGAAGGGCAATGTCGAATACGGCTGGAAAGTGCAAGAAGACGAAAAGGCCTAA
- a CDS encoding Gfo/Idh/MocA family protein — protein MTHEIPPANRRSFLKESSSAAAALSVLGLATHRTHAAANANERMRIGFIGPGGRGFGAHVKSLCELHASGRKIDLVGVAEVYETQRNMVADYIKDKTGTEPGRYVDYQEMIEKENLDAVCIGTPDHWHHNQTVDALKAGLNVYCEKPMTKTVEEAFSVEKHWKDSGKVMQVGVQSTSLPVWDEVRALLQEGKLGKVLGFQTEYFRNSDVGQWRYYKLLKDMKPSTIDWQRWLGTKEGLAPDVPFDRAVYKQWRRFWPFGSGMFTDLFVHRTTAMLKATGLRLPGRVVGAGGIFMEYDGRDVPDVATVVADFNAGVQGLVTATMCNQESRINQLIRGHYGTFAFGNGEGFDGFDFIPERGPVTHVRQEEERIKTKPVANTTLAHFANWLDACEANEPMKCNNPPDLGAAAIAVVILGAQSYRQGNVFFVDEEHRKISTQDPGWAKQWEELSAARADVRHIPGWTAGDYGSKLVEPDYMATAGPWIDGKDPAGG, from the coding sequence ATGACGCACGAAATCCCGCCCGCCAATCGCCGCTCTTTCCTCAAGGAATCCTCGAGCGCTGCCGCAGCTCTCTCCGTCCTCGGACTGGCAACGCACCGAACTCATGCTGCAGCCAATGCGAACGAGCGGATGCGCATCGGATTCATCGGGCCTGGCGGCCGAGGCTTTGGGGCACACGTCAAATCACTGTGCGAACTGCACGCTAGTGGCCGCAAAATTGACTTGGTCGGCGTCGCCGAAGTCTACGAGACGCAGCGAAATATGGTTGCCGATTACATCAAGGATAAAACGGGAACCGAGCCTGGCCGGTATGTCGACTACCAGGAAATGATTGAGAAAGAAAACTTAGATGCAGTTTGTATCGGAACCCCCGACCACTGGCACCACAATCAGACCGTCGATGCGCTCAAAGCAGGCTTGAACGTCTACTGCGAAAAACCAATGACCAAGACGGTCGAAGAAGCTTTCAGCGTCGAAAAACATTGGAAGGATAGCGGAAAAGTGATGCAGGTTGGCGTGCAATCCACCAGCCTGCCTGTGTGGGATGAGGTTCGTGCCCTCCTCCAGGAAGGAAAGCTCGGCAAAGTTCTCGGCTTCCAAACCGAATACTTCCGCAACAGCGATGTAGGGCAATGGCGTTATTACAAATTGCTGAAGGACATGAAGCCTTCGACCATCGATTGGCAGCGCTGGCTCGGTACCAAAGAAGGCTTGGCTCCCGACGTTCCGTTCGATCGAGCTGTGTACAAGCAGTGGCGAAGATTCTGGCCCTTCGGCTCCGGCATGTTCACCGACCTTTTTGTCCACCGCACCACGGCGATGCTCAAGGCCACCGGACTGCGACTGCCGGGCCGTGTCGTCGGTGCCGGAGGAATTTTCATGGAGTACGACGGCCGCGATGTGCCCGACGTAGCAACGGTGGTTGCCGACTTCAACGCGGGAGTCCAAGGTTTGGTAACCGCGACCATGTGCAATCAAGAATCGCGCATCAATCAGTTGATTCGCGGTCACTACGGAACGTTTGCCTTCGGTAATGGCGAAGGGTTCGATGGTTTCGATTTCATCCCAGAACGTGGCCCCGTAACCCACGTTCGCCAGGAAGAGGAGCGAATTAAAACCAAACCAGTTGCCAACACGACGCTGGCGCACTTTGCCAACTGGTTGGACGCCTGCGAAGCCAATGAGCCGATGAAATGCAACAACCCGCCAGATTTAGGCGCGGCAGCGATCGCCGTAGTCATCCTCGGTGCTCAAAGCTACCGTCAAGGCAACGTGTTCTTTGTGGACGAGGAGCATCGCAAGATTTCAACCCAAGACCCTGGTTGGGCGAAACAGTGGGAAGAACTCTCTGCCGCACGAGCAGATGTTCGCCACATTCCAGGTTGGACCGCTGGTGACTACGGCAGCAAACTGGTCGAGCCTGACTACATGGCTACGGCCGGGCCTTGGATCGATGGCAAGGATCCCGCTGGTGGTTAA
- a CDS encoding sialidase family protein → MHPITRRSMLSMSAIGALALRTASAAAPSDVPSFSVDSIRTISLQSDRYHGWPTLCRLQNGELLVVCSGGRDSHICPMGRVELIRSFDDGETWTYARTLLDGPLDDRDAGIVETPQGTLLATTFTSLAYLPNYQKVVAQAQANEPLSMPKAQLERWSAAYRRVPAEEQESHLGCWMLRSQDGGLNWSAAYRVPVNSPHGPIVLNDGTLFYAGVALWEEGREVAAFASTDDGMTWEKLANFPVRAGDNHKQYHELHAVEAADGRLVVHIRNHNKPNAGETLQTHSTDGGKSWATPYSIGVWGLPSHLLRMSDDRLLMTYGHRRAPLGNQARVSADHGQTWSAAIPFHADATSGDLGYPSTVEIAPQSFVTVWYEATKENPLAQLRMAKWRLN, encoded by the coding sequence ATGCATCCAATCACGCGTCGTTCCATGCTCAGTATGTCTGCCATCGGTGCGCTCGCCTTACGCACTGCGAGCGCGGCCGCACCGAGTGATGTACCTAGTTTTTCTGTCGATTCGATCCGCACCATTAGTCTGCAATCCGATCGCTATCATGGGTGGCCTACACTTTGCCGATTGCAGAATGGCGAATTGCTAGTGGTTTGCTCGGGAGGTCGCGATAGTCATATTTGTCCGATGGGACGCGTCGAATTGATACGTTCCTTCGATGACGGCGAAACTTGGACCTATGCGCGCACTCTGTTAGATGGCCCGCTCGACGATCGTGATGCTGGGATCGTCGAGACGCCGCAGGGAACACTGTTGGCTACAACGTTTACCTCTCTGGCTTACTTGCCCAACTATCAGAAAGTGGTGGCACAGGCTCAGGCCAATGAGCCGTTGTCGATGCCGAAAGCACAGTTGGAGCGTTGGTCAGCAGCCTATCGTCGGGTTCCAGCGGAGGAACAGGAGAGTCACCTCGGTTGTTGGATGCTGCGCAGTCAGGATGGCGGACTGAATTGGTCGGCTGCCTATCGCGTACCGGTAAACAGCCCCCATGGTCCCATCGTGTTGAACGACGGCACTCTGTTTTATGCTGGGGTGGCTCTATGGGAAGAGGGACGCGAAGTGGCAGCGTTTGCATCGACCGACGACGGTATGACGTGGGAAAAATTGGCCAATTTTCCCGTGCGCGCAGGCGACAACCACAAGCAGTATCACGAATTGCATGCAGTAGAAGCGGCCGATGGAAGATTGGTGGTGCACATTCGCAACCACAATAAACCCAACGCAGGTGAAACGCTGCAAACACATTCGACGGATGGTGGCAAGTCCTGGGCCACCCCGTACTCGATCGGTGTTTGGGGCTTGCCGTCTCATCTACTCCGGATGTCGGACGATCGTCTGCTCATGACCTATGGACATCGCCGAGCACCGTTGGGCAATCAGGCTCGGGTGAGTGCGGATCATGGGCAAACGTGGTCCGCTGCCATCCCCTTCCATGCCGATGCGACGAGTGGAGACTTGGGCTACCCATCTACTGTCGAGATAGCGCCTCAGTCGTTTGTGACCGTTTGGTATGAGGCGACCAAGGAAAACCCACTGGCGCAGTTGCGGATGGCCAAGTGGCGGTTGAACTAA
- a CDS encoding DUF3179 domain-containing (seleno)protein, whose product MVHSVANIDFHPPLPHPLAFRGMLCCTLSVFLIAMGCSNPQDASNPTKPEPGEIATPAKRTQRQSPNSDERVFSNSESSRYSASRFMRQPGLVPPLTDPEIFSPETVSLEEDSEVLGILIEKVARAYSIPTLYYHHVINDRIAGHSVVVTYCGFCSSGTAFMATINAKRALFSLHGAWQATATINDAQTQSVWLHLTGECIDGRLKGNQLSPINVRHVTWKSWRDAHPETTVVMLNTPATRFTTSSKFQKGQDDLPPALAQTIEVTSSRYPANAMVYGVALWDGKPASLGAVKAYPFEELQNSTAVINDYVGESPVVIGFDRANRSAFGYLRILEDRVLAFSATASGKLVDHHTSSIFSQDGICIEGVYVGKQLPAIFGLQAEWYGWYATYPQTDVYQVAATTPVVHQQTLDQVPHD is encoded by the coding sequence ATGGTTCACTCCGTTGCCAACATCGACTTCCACCCGCCGTTGCCCCATCCACTCGCGTTCCGTGGAATGCTTTGCTGCACGCTTAGCGTCTTCCTCATCGCAATGGGTTGCAGCAATCCGCAAGATGCCAGCAATCCCACCAAACCAGAACCAGGGGAAATAGCCACGCCAGCGAAACGAACGCAACGCCAGTCGCCGAATAGTGATGAGCGTGTTTTCTCGAATTCGGAGAGCTCTCGCTACAGCGCGTCGCGTTTCATGCGGCAACCAGGACTAGTACCGCCACTTACGGATCCTGAAATATTCTCCCCAGAAACGGTTTCCCTGGAGGAAGATAGCGAAGTTCTCGGAATTTTAATTGAAAAAGTTGCGAGAGCGTACAGTATCCCGACTCTCTATTATCATCACGTAATTAACGATCGTATTGCAGGGCATTCAGTGGTCGTTACTTACTGCGGATTCTGCTCATCGGGAACCGCTTTCATGGCAACGATCAATGCCAAGCGAGCACTCTTCTCGCTGCACGGTGCTTGGCAAGCCACGGCCACGATCAACGATGCCCAAACTCAATCCGTGTGGCTTCATCTGACAGGTGAATGTATTGACGGTAGGCTTAAAGGAAACCAGCTATCGCCCATCAATGTGCGACACGTAACCTGGAAGTCTTGGAGGGACGCACATCCAGAAACAACCGTCGTGATGCTGAATACCCCAGCCACTCGCTTCACAACCTCCTCCAAATTCCAAAAAGGACAGGATGATCTTCCTCCTGCCCTTGCACAAACAATTGAAGTCACGAGTAGCAGATATCCCGCCAACGCAATGGTCTACGGCGTTGCCCTATGGGATGGTAAGCCGGCAAGCTTGGGAGCAGTCAAGGCATACCCCTTTGAGGAATTGCAGAATTCGACAGCAGTCATCAACGACTATGTAGGCGAATCTCCAGTTGTCATTGGATTCGATAGAGCGAATCGAAGTGCCTTTGGATACTTACGAATTCTTGAGGACAGAGTCTTAGCATTTTCGGCGACGGCTTCAGGCAAATTGGTCGATCATCACACCAGCTCGATCTTTTCGCAAGACGGCATCTGCATTGAGGGGGTTTACGTGGGCAAGCAACTGCCTGCGATCTTTGGGTTACAGGCCGAATGGTACGGTTGGTATGCGACCTACCCGCAGACGGATGTCTATCAAGTTGCGGCGACCACACCAGTAGTTCACCAACAAACGTTAGACCAAGTACCCCACGATTGA
- a CDS encoding AraC family transcriptional regulator has protein sequence MTTFSSARRGRPVPETMLDSGIWVFESRHDEHFIMAETQHHFPKLLYFREGRGEVIADWPGESPQSVNCVSGDCLLIPIQLRHRIVDHPAHPVSLYGLAVDPQRIAGVGEIEPLLPSGKLSAQRAWQLGIEQRLRKLLYLVAQPSPAYRIAAVAGAMDVFAQLAMAEQPSHFGDTAAASDQLDDGRTGAIDEYLRWLHSNFFEPVTIDHAAQICRMSRRKFTADFRQRTGGTWLAYVHELRISHAIGLLRESDSKVASIAFQSGFEDVSTFYRTLRRLTGKRPLDYRTEMGNS, from the coding sequence ATGACAACTTTTTCCAGCGCACGCCGTGGCCGTCCGGTTCCTGAAACGATGCTGGATTCAGGTATTTGGGTGTTTGAGAGCCGGCATGATGAGCATTTTATAATGGCCGAAACCCAACATCACTTTCCGAAACTGCTGTATTTCCGAGAAGGGCGAGGGGAAGTTATTGCAGACTGGCCAGGGGAGAGCCCTCAGAGTGTGAATTGCGTTTCGGGCGATTGCCTCTTGATTCCCATCCAATTGAGGCACCGGATTGTCGATCACCCCGCACATCCTGTTTCGCTTTACGGTCTGGCAGTCGATCCGCAAAGGATTGCGGGTGTCGGTGAAATCGAACCCCTACTTCCCTCCGGAAAACTCTCTGCACAGCGCGCTTGGCAATTGGGGATTGAGCAGCGTTTGCGGAAGCTGCTGTACTTAGTGGCTCAACCTAGTCCCGCCTACCGCATCGCAGCCGTAGCTGGCGCCATGGATGTATTCGCGCAGCTAGCGATGGCCGAACAGCCGTCGCACTTCGGTGATACCGCGGCCGCATCGGATCAACTCGATGACGGTCGCACGGGGGCCATCGATGAGTATCTGCGCTGGTTGCACTCGAATTTCTTCGAACCGGTTACGATCGACCATGCTGCGCAAATTTGCAGAATGTCACGACGGAAATTCACCGCAGATTTCCGCCAGAGAACAGGGGGGACGTGGTTGGCCTATGTTCACGAATTGCGAATCTCGCATGCCATTGGCCTGCTGCGAGAATCGGACAGCAAAGTTGCGTCTATCGCCTTCCAATCTGGTTTCGAAGATGTTTCGACGTTCTATCGAACACTCAGACGGTTGACCGGAAAACGCCCGCTCGATTATCGCACTGAAATGGGCAATTCTTAA
- a CDS encoding beta/alpha barrel domain-containing protein, whose product MTRSFDQLRTIRPRRSITGMSAILLPLLSESEIDWDGFRNHVTRTADAGLIPAVNMDTGYANLIGEDVRQRALRETQQLMEGREFVAGVFVQDVPDSQFNFDAYRTGLDQIQEFGGTPIIFQSFGLTNQSDDGIVSSYQQIGSHAGDFLGFELGKMFAPFGKIYSLEVYAGLMAIPECRGAKHSSLSRELEWQRLALRDQQRPDFRVLTGNDLAIDMVMYGSDYLLGLSTFAPEAFARRDAMWAAGDTGFYELNDLLQYLGFFAFRTPVPAYKHNAAQFLHARGWIKTPQTFPGSPTRPESDVVILEEILQRLEATEA is encoded by the coding sequence TTGACACGCTCCTTTGACCAATTGCGCACCATTCGCCCACGCCGCTCCATCACTGGCATGTCGGCCATCCTGCTCCCACTCCTGAGCGAGTCGGAAATTGATTGGGACGGCTTCCGCAACCACGTGACGCGCACCGCCGATGCTGGATTGATTCCCGCGGTGAACATGGACACAGGCTACGCAAATTTGATCGGTGAAGACGTGCGTCAACGCGCGCTCCGCGAGACTCAGCAGCTCATGGAGGGGCGTGAATTTGTGGCGGGCGTATTTGTCCAAGACGTTCCAGATTCACAGTTCAATTTCGATGCTTACCGCACTGGACTCGATCAGATTCAAGAGTTTGGTGGCACTCCCATCATTTTCCAATCGTTTGGTTTAACGAATCAATCTGATGATGGAATTGTCTCCTCCTATCAGCAGATAGGATCTCACGCAGGCGACTTCCTGGGGTTTGAGCTAGGAAAGATGTTTGCCCCCTTCGGAAAGATCTATAGCCTCGAAGTCTACGCGGGCTTGATGGCAATTCCGGAGTGCCGTGGTGCCAAGCATTCGTCATTGAGCCGAGAACTCGAATGGCAACGCCTAGCATTGCGTGATCAGCAACGCCCTGATTTTCGCGTTCTAACTGGCAACGACCTCGCCATCGACATGGTGATGTACGGTAGTGATTATTTGCTGGGGCTCAGTACTTTTGCACCGGAGGCCTTTGCCCGGCGGGATGCCATGTGGGCCGCGGGTGACACGGGCTTCTACGAGTTGAATGATCTACTGCAGTACTTGGGCTTTTTTGCGTTCCGCACTCCGGTACCGGCCTATAAGCACAACGCGGCTCAGTTCCTGCACGCTCGTGGGTGGATCAAAACGCCTCAGACGTTTCCTGGTAGCCCGACGCGACCTGAATCCGACGTTGTGATTTTGGAGGAAATTCTACAGCGACTCGAGGCGACTGAGGCCTAA
- a CDS encoding Gfo/Idh/MocA family protein, producing MKTLNIAMHGVTGRMGTNQHLIRSILAIMRQGGVQTTAGEAIQIKPILLGRNAEKLRHLAEEVAHREIGRPLEWSTQTEAVLADPEIDIVFDASSTQLRASIVRQAAQRGKAIYCEKPIATDAVEARQLADECEAAGVKNGVVQDKLWLPGIRKLRMLRDQGFFGKILSVRAEFGYWVFTGHEENQTAQRPSWNYRKEDGGGMMTDMFCHWQYLIENLFGTIDRVLAHATTDLPERIDERGRPYACTADDSAYAIFVLNNGITCQFNSSWTTRLRRDDLLTVQVDGTEGSAVAGLRECWIQNLGATPRPTWNPDIAQPIDFYSGWQKLPDSTNYDNAFKIQWELFLRHVVGDGDFPWSLRNGVAGVELADAGETSCREQRWVSLSKTAH from the coding sequence ATGAAGACTCTTAACATCGCCATGCATGGCGTCACTGGCCGCATGGGGACCAACCAACATCTGATCCGGTCGATCCTGGCGATCATGCGGCAAGGTGGAGTGCAAACAACTGCGGGAGAAGCGATTCAGATTAAGCCCATCCTGCTAGGTCGAAACGCGGAAAAACTCCGGCATTTGGCTGAGGAGGTCGCGCATCGCGAGATTGGACGTCCCCTCGAATGGTCCACTCAAACCGAAGCGGTCTTGGCGGATCCCGAGATTGACATCGTCTTTGATGCCTCCAGCACACAACTGCGTGCATCAATCGTTCGCCAAGCAGCCCAAAGAGGGAAAGCCATCTATTGCGAAAAACCGATTGCCACCGACGCGGTGGAAGCTCGTCAACTTGCCGACGAATGCGAGGCAGCGGGCGTTAAGAATGGGGTCGTGCAGGATAAACTCTGGCTACCCGGTATTCGAAAACTGCGCATGCTGCGCGATCAGGGGTTCTTCGGGAAAATCCTCAGTGTTCGAGCTGAGTTTGGCTATTGGGTGTTTACCGGCCACGAAGAGAATCAAACCGCCCAGCGTCCTTCTTGGAATTATCGCAAGGAGGATGGCGGCGGGATGATGACCGACATGTTTTGTCATTGGCAATACTTGATCGAGAACCTCTTTGGAACCATCGACCGGGTATTGGCGCATGCGACTACGGACCTGCCAGAGCGCATTGACGAGCGGGGACGTCCCTATGCCTGTACGGCCGATGATTCGGCCTATGCAATTTTTGTGCTGAATAACGGAATCACCTGCCAATTCAACAGTTCGTGGACCACGCGGCTGAGGCGCGATGATCTGCTGACGGTGCAGGTCGATGGAACGGAAGGCTCTGCCGTAGCGGGACTGCGTGAGTGTTGGATCCAAAATCTTGGAGCAACGCCCAGGCCGACATGGAATCCTGATATCGCACAGCCAATCGATTTTTACTCCGGCTGGCAGAAGTTGCCCGACTCCACCAACTACGACAATGCATTCAAGATTCAGTGGGAGTTGTTCTTGCGGCATGTGGTTGGCGATGGTGATTTCCCTTGGTCGCTGCGCAACGGGGTTGCCGGCGTCGAATTGGCCGACGCGGGCGAAACATCTTGCCGTGAGCAACGTTGGGTAAGCCTCAGCAAGACGGCCCATTGA